In Candidatus Defluviibacterium haderslevense, a single window of DNA contains:
- a CDS encoding helix-turn-helix domain-containing protein, with translation MEVICLSDEAFYALIETVVARIKDKEGIKGDKWISDEEAMSKLRIKSKTTLQKLRDEGKIRFSQPEKKIILYDTDSIDIYLEKHSKNSF, from the coding sequence ATGGAAGTCATTTGTCTATCTGATGAAGCATTTTATGCACTTATTGAGACAGTAGTGGCTCGGATAAAAGATAAGGAAGGCATCAAAGGAGATAAATGGATTTCTGATGAAGAGGCTATGTCAAAGCTTCGGATTAAAAGTAAGACCACCCTACAAAAACTAAGGGATGAAGGAAAAATTAGATTTTCCCAGCCAGAAAAGAAAATTATTTTATATGATACCGATTCAATAGATATATATTTGGAAAAACATTCAAAAAATTCATTCTGA